Proteins found in one Quercus robur chromosome 2, dhQueRobu3.1, whole genome shotgun sequence genomic segment:
- the LOC126712440 gene encoding protein FREE1, translated as MQQGDYGSAPYYQQYSHFPNPNPNPNPNPSDPLPNPYASAPPFTSTYTSSSSAADYSAYPSTYPPFSQNPDPIPAPVPTPTAPSYNTSASLPNLNSPSFNSPPQQSSFPPFDSHVPYQPPNQPQSQPPPPPYYPPFDHHQAPPPSYAPPQNPIPNPNPSPNPMYSAAPYGQVNSSVPPVYDNPVKFDHAGGYFDDRYGGFGRSRSDLGSDPYGKRSEESPRYDSIRDDGAYAYEGGKVEPYGARGTAPKSSTWAPTFDDYGRSIGFGSGKDSTVTSNSSKIVRAVPKAETQQDVKSGVQKFRVKLLPESLGQNTMDVLCQIGLDGIRMLDPSTSRTLRIYPLENITRCEVSDSSTLAIWSKSSVDIEPRRIRLQSNGYTTNTLLDTVTAATVQIKEMGGRSRPADSFKTNEQPTDKKKGFGDWMNIIKPGNEEKDHWVPDEAVSKCTGCGTDFSAFVRKHHCRNCGDIFCDKCTHGRIALTADENAQPVRVCDRCMAEVTQRLSNAKEAASKPAAALQSHEDLAKKLQEEMEKNRRASSVSKSDGSGRRMKEVACPICTVHLQVQVPSSGSETIECGVCQHPFLVSAH; from the exons ATGCAACAAGGAGATTACGGCTCTGCTCCATATTACCAACAATACTCTCACTTCCCAAACCCGAACCCGAATCCGAACCCGAACCCCTCCGATCCTCTCCCGAATCCTTACGCCTCCGCGCCGCCGTTCACCTCCACAtacacctcctcctcctccgccgCCGATTACTCCGCTTATCCCTCCACATACCCTCCCTTCTCTCAAAATCCCGATCCTATCCCTGCCCCAGTTCCTACTCCCACAGCTCCTTCATATAATACCTCAGCTTCACTCCCCAATTTGAACTCGCCTTCCTTCAATTCTCCGCCACAACAATCGTCTTTCCCTCCTTTCGATTCTCACGTGCCGTATCAACCGCCAAATCAGCCTCAATCACAACCACCACCGCCGCCCTATTATCCACCGTTCGATCACCATCAGGCGCCTCCTCCCAGCTATGCACCTCCACAAAACCCAatccctaaccctaaccctagccCCAATCCGATGTACTCGGCGGCTCCGTACGGTCAGGTGAACTCTTCGGTCCCACCTGTGTACGACAATCCGGTGAAATTCGACCACGCCGGTGGGTATTTCGACGACAGGTACGGAGGTTTTGGTCGGAGCCGGTCCGACTTGGGGTCTGATCCGTATGGGAAGCGATCGGAGGAGTCTCCGCGCTACGATTCGATTCGCGATGACGGTGCGTATGCGTATGAAGGTGGCAAGGTGGAGCCGTACGGGGCTCGGGGCACCGCGCCGAAGTCTTCGACGTGGGCGCCCACGTTCGACGACTATGGGAGGTCGATCGGTTTCGGTTCCGGAAAGGATTCGACGGTGACTTCGAATTCGAGCAAGATCGTGAGGGCTGTCCCCAAGGCCGAAACTCAACAAGACGTGAAGAGTGGGGTCCAGAAGTTTCGGGTCAAGTTGCTGCCGGAGAGTCTTGGTCAGAACACCATGGATGTTCTCTGCCAG ATTGGTTTGGATGGAATTCGCATGCTTGATCCCAGTACGAGTCGGACATTGAGAATATATCCTCTTGAGAACATTACAAGATGTGAG GTTTCGGATTCATCGACGCTTGCAATTTGGTCCAAGAGCTCTGTGGACATTGAGCCTAGACGTATCAGATTGCAATCAAATGGTTACACTACCAATACTCTTCTGGACACAGTGACTGCTGCAACTGTACAG ATCAAGGAGATGGGTGGAAGAAGCAGGCCTGCTGATTCTTTCAAGACAAATGAACAGCCTACGGATAAGAAGAAAGGTTTTGGAGATTGGATGAACATAATAAAGCCTGGCAATGAGGAGAAAGATCATTGG GTCCCTGATGAAGCAGTTTCAAAGTGTACAGGATGTGGGACAGATTTTAGTGCTTTTGTGCGCAAG CATCACTGCAGGAACTGTGGAGATATTTTCTGTGACAAGTGTACCCATGGTAGAATTGCTTTAACTGCTGATGAGAATGCTCAGCCAGTAAGAGTTTGTGACCGATGCATG GCAGAAGTGACTCAGAGGCTGAGTAATGCAAAGGAAGCGGCTAGTAAACCTGCAGCAGCGCTGCAGAGTCATGAGGATCTTGCCAAGAAGCTTCAG GAGGAGATGGAAAAGAATCGAAGGGCATCATCAG TGTCCAAGTCTGATGGATCTGGGAGGCGGATGAAGGAAGTTGCCTGTCCTATATGCACTGTCCATTTGCAG GTCCAAGTTCCTAGCTCGGGTTCTGAGACCATTGAGTGTGGGGTTTGCCAGCATCCATTCCTTGTGAGTGCCCACTGA